One genomic region from Eptesicus fuscus isolate TK198812 chromosome 18, DD_ASM_mEF_20220401, whole genome shotgun sequence encodes:
- the MON1A gene encoding vacuolar fusion protein MON1 homolog A isoform X2, whose amino-acid sequence MAADMQRKRSSECPGGTLAPADGQSVERAESPTPGLAQGMEPGAGQEGAMFVHARSYEDLTEPENGAAPGESPEEGAGGPPPLPADMRQISQDFSELSTQLTGVARDLQEEMLPGSSEDWAEPPGVSGRPATESPREGAGEGEDEEAAEAWRLHQKHVFVLSEAGKPVYSRYGSEEALSSTMGVMVALVSFLEADKNAIRSIHADGYKVVFVRRSPLVLVAVARTRQSAQELTQELLYIYYQILSLLTGAQLSHIFQQKQNYDLRRLLSGSERITDNLLQLMARDPSFLMGAARCLPLAAAVRDAVSASLQQARARSLVFSILLARNQLVALVRRRDQFLHPIDLHLLFNLISSSSSFREGEAWTPVCLPKFNAAGFFHAHISYLEPDTDLCLLLVSTDREDFFAVSDCRRRFQERLRKRGAHVALREALRTPCYSVAQPGNGGPVRQ is encoded by the exons ATGGCTGCTGACAtgcagaggaagagaagcagcGAGTGCCCCGGCGGCACTTTGGCTCCTGCAGATGGGCAGAGTGTGGAGAGAGCCGAgagccccaccccagggctggcccagggaATGGAGCCAG GTGCCGGGCAGGAGGGTGCCATGTTCGTCCACGCCCGCTCCTACGAGGACCTGACTGAACCGGAGAATGGGGCGGCTCCCGGGGAGAGTCCCGAGGAGGGTGCCGGGGGACCACCCCCGCTGCCTGCGGACATGCGCCAGATCAGCCAGGACTTCAGCGAGCTGAGCACCCAGCTGACCGGCGTGGCCCGGGACCTGCAGGAGGAGATGCTGCCGGGAAGCTCCGAGGACTGGGCGGAACCCCCGGGGGTCTCGGGGAGACCGGCCACCGAGTCCCCCAGGGAGGGCGCGGGAGAGGGGGAGGACGAGGAGGCCGCGGAGGCCTGGCGGCTGCACCAGAAGCACGTGTTCGTGCTGAGCGAGGCGGGGAAGCCCGTGTACTCCCGCTACGGGTCCGAGGAGGCCCTGTCCAGCACCATGGGGGTCATGGTGGCCCTGGTGTCCTTCCTGGAGGCCGACAAGAACGCCATTCGCTCCATCCACGCGG ATGGCTACAAAGTAGTGTTCGTGCGCCGGAGCCCGCTGGTGCTGGTGGCAGTGGCGCGCACGCGGCAGTCGGCGCAGGAGCTGACGCAGGAGCTGCTGTACATCTACTACCAGATCCTGAGCCTCCTCACGGGCGCGCAGCTGAGCCACATCTTCCAGCAGAAGCAGAACTACGACCTGCGGCGCCTGCTCTCGGGCTCGGAGCGCATCACCGACAACCTGCTGCAGCTCATGGCGCGGGACCCCAGCTTCCTGATGGGCGCGGCGCGCTGCCTGCCCCTGGCGGCGGCCGTGCGGGACGCGGTGAGCGCCAGCCTGCAGCAGGCCCGCGCGCGCAGCCTCGTCTTCTCCATCCTGCTGGCGCGCAACCAGCTCGTGGCGCTCGTGCGCCGCCGGGACCAGTTCCTGCACCCCATCGACCTGCACCTGCTCTTCAACCTCATCAGCTCCTCCTCGTCCTTCCGCGAGGGCGAGGCCTGGACGCCCGTGTGCCTGCCCAAGTTCAACGCGGCCGGCTTCTTCCACGCGCACATCTCCTACCTGGAGCCCGACACCGACCTGTGCCTGCTGCTCGTCTCCACCGACCGCGAGGACTTCTTCGCCGTCTCGGACTGCCGCCGCCGCTTCCAGGAGCGCCTGCGCAAGCGCGGGGCCCACGTGGCGCTGCGGGAGGCGCTGCGCACGCCCTGCTACAGCGTCGCCCAG CCCGGAAATGGAGGCCCCGTACGCCagtga
- the MON1A gene encoding vacuolar fusion protein MON1 homolog A isoform X1 gives MAADMQRKRSSECPGGTLAPADGQSVERAESPTPGLAQGMEPGAGQEGAMFVHARSYEDLTEPENGAAPGESPEEGAGGPPPLPADMRQISQDFSELSTQLTGVARDLQEEMLPGSSEDWAEPPGVSGRPATESPREGAGEGEDEEAAEAWRLHQKHVFVLSEAGKPVYSRYGSEEALSSTMGVMVALVSFLEADKNAIRSIHADGYKVVFVRRSPLVLVAVARTRQSAQELTQELLYIYYQILSLLTGAQLSHIFQQKQNYDLRRLLSGSERITDNLLQLMARDPSFLMGAARCLPLAAAVRDAVSASLQQARARSLVFSILLARNQLVALVRRRDQFLHPIDLHLLFNLISSSSSFREGEAWTPVCLPKFNAAGFFHAHISYLEPDTDLCLLLVSTDREDFFAVSDCRRRFQERLRKRGAHVALREALRTPCYSVAQVGIPDLRHFLYKSKSSGLFTSPEMEAPYASEEEQERLLGLYQYLHSRAHNASRPLKTIYYTGPNENLLAWVTGAFELYMCYSPLATKASAVDAIHKLMRWIRKEEDRLFILTPLTY, from the exons ATGGCTGCTGACAtgcagaggaagagaagcagcGAGTGCCCCGGCGGCACTTTGGCTCCTGCAGATGGGCAGAGTGTGGAGAGAGCCGAgagccccaccccagggctggcccagggaATGGAGCCAG GTGCCGGGCAGGAGGGTGCCATGTTCGTCCACGCCCGCTCCTACGAGGACCTGACTGAACCGGAGAATGGGGCGGCTCCCGGGGAGAGTCCCGAGGAGGGTGCCGGGGGACCACCCCCGCTGCCTGCGGACATGCGCCAGATCAGCCAGGACTTCAGCGAGCTGAGCACCCAGCTGACCGGCGTGGCCCGGGACCTGCAGGAGGAGATGCTGCCGGGAAGCTCCGAGGACTGGGCGGAACCCCCGGGGGTCTCGGGGAGACCGGCCACCGAGTCCCCCAGGGAGGGCGCGGGAGAGGGGGAGGACGAGGAGGCCGCGGAGGCCTGGCGGCTGCACCAGAAGCACGTGTTCGTGCTGAGCGAGGCGGGGAAGCCCGTGTACTCCCGCTACGGGTCCGAGGAGGCCCTGTCCAGCACCATGGGGGTCATGGTGGCCCTGGTGTCCTTCCTGGAGGCCGACAAGAACGCCATTCGCTCCATCCACGCGG ATGGCTACAAAGTAGTGTTCGTGCGCCGGAGCCCGCTGGTGCTGGTGGCAGTGGCGCGCACGCGGCAGTCGGCGCAGGAGCTGACGCAGGAGCTGCTGTACATCTACTACCAGATCCTGAGCCTCCTCACGGGCGCGCAGCTGAGCCACATCTTCCAGCAGAAGCAGAACTACGACCTGCGGCGCCTGCTCTCGGGCTCGGAGCGCATCACCGACAACCTGCTGCAGCTCATGGCGCGGGACCCCAGCTTCCTGATGGGCGCGGCGCGCTGCCTGCCCCTGGCGGCGGCCGTGCGGGACGCGGTGAGCGCCAGCCTGCAGCAGGCCCGCGCGCGCAGCCTCGTCTTCTCCATCCTGCTGGCGCGCAACCAGCTCGTGGCGCTCGTGCGCCGCCGGGACCAGTTCCTGCACCCCATCGACCTGCACCTGCTCTTCAACCTCATCAGCTCCTCCTCGTCCTTCCGCGAGGGCGAGGCCTGGACGCCCGTGTGCCTGCCCAAGTTCAACGCGGCCGGCTTCTTCCACGCGCACATCTCCTACCTGGAGCCCGACACCGACCTGTGCCTGCTGCTCGTCTCCACCGACCGCGAGGACTTCTTCGCCGTCTCGGACTGCCGCCGCCGCTTCCAGGAGCGCCTGCGCAAGCGCGGGGCCCACGTGGCGCTGCGGGAGGCGCTGCGCACGCCCTGCTACAGCGTCGCCCAGGTGGGCATCCCCGACCTGCGCCACTTCCTCTACAAGTCCAAGAGCTCAGGCCTCTTCACCAG CCCGGAAATGGAGGCCCCGTACGCCagtgaggaggagcaggagcggctGCTGGGCCTCTACCAGTACCTGCACAGCCGAGCCCACAACGCCTCCCGCCCCCTCAAGACCATCTACTACACAGGCCCCAACGAGAACCTCCTGGCCTGG GTGACAGGTGCCTTTGAGCTCTACATGTGCTACAGCCCCCTGGCGACCAAGGCGTCCGCCGTGGACGCCATCCATAAGCTGATGCGCTGGATCCGCAAGGAAGAAGACCGCCTCTTCATCCTGACGCCCCTCACCTACTGA